From one Lolium rigidum isolate FL_2022 chromosome 4, APGP_CSIRO_Lrig_0.1, whole genome shotgun sequence genomic stretch:
- the LOC124648022 gene encoding probable pectinesterase 53 gives MLSSSSSSSRARLLACVAVAVLLLVASGNVHAGRHGHGHGRAAHRHTKGLRPGKAPAAEAAKPYPANATSIERDFTRWVQFMGGLEHSVFQRALNRAPLPTTRTVVVDRTPGAGDFTSIQAAVDSLPVINLGRVVIRVNAGTYTEKVNISPLRAFVTVEGAGADKTVVQWGDTAGMVGPWARPLGTFASATFAVNSQYFVAKNITFKNTAPVPRPGALGKQGVALRISADNAAFVGCNFVGGQDTLYDHLGRHYYRDCYIEGSVDFIFGNALSLYEGCHVHAVAPQYGALTAQNRKSLLDDTGFSFLNCRVTGSGALYLGRAWGTFSRVVFAYTYMDNIIIPRGWYNWGDPTREMTVFYGQYKCTGPGANYAGRVDWSRELTDEEAKPFISLSFIDGLEWLRL, from the exons atgctgtcgtcgtcgtcgtcgtcgtcccgcgCGCGGTTGTTGGCGTGCGTCGCCGtggcggtgctgctgctggtggcgtCGGGCAACGTGCACGCCGGCCGGCACggtcacgggcacgggcgcgcggCGCACAGGCACACCAAGGGCCTGCGGCCGGGGAAGGCGCCGGCGGCTGAGGCGGCGAAGCCTTACCCGGCAAACGCGACGTCGATCGAGCGGGATTTCACGAGGTGGGTGCAGTTCATGGGCGGGCTGGAGCACAGCGTGTTCCAGCGCGCGCTGAACCGCGCGCCGCTCCCGACGACGCGCACGGTGGTGGTGGACAGGACCCCCGGCGCCGGCGACTTCACGAGCATCCAGGCCGCCGTCGACTCGCTCCCGGTCATCAACCTCGGCCGCGTCGTCATCAGGGTCAATGCCGGCACTTACAC TGAGAAGGTGAACATCTCGCCGCTGCGAGCGTTCGTGACGGTGGAGGGAGCGGGCGCCGACAAGACGGTGGTGCAGTGGGGCGACACGGCGGGCATGGTCGGGCCCTGGGCCCGCCCGTTGGGCACCTTCGCCTCCGCCACCTTCGCCGTCAACTCCCAGTACTTCGTCGCCAAGAACATCACCTTCAAG AACACTGCGCCGGTGCCGCGGCCGGGGGCGCTGGGGAAGCAGGGGGTGGCGCTGCGGATCTCGGCGGACAACGCGGCGTTCGTGGGGTGCAACTTCGTGGGCGGGCAGGACACGCTGTACGACCACCTGGGCCGCCACTACTACCGCGACTGCTACATCGAGGGCTCCGTCGACTTCATCTTCGGCAACGCCCTATCCCTCTACGAG GGCTGCCACGTGCACGCCGTGGCGCCGCAGTACGGCGCGCTGACGGCCCAGAACCGGAAGAGCCTTCTCGACGACACGGGCTTCTCCTTCCTCAACTGCCGGGTGACGGGCTCCGGCGCGCTCTACCTCGGCCGCgcatggggcaccttctcccgcgTCGTCTTCGCCTACACCTACATGGACAACATCATCATCCCTCGCGGCTGGTACAACTGGGGCGACCCAACACGCGAGAT GACGGTGTTCTACGGGCAGTACAAGTGCACGGGGCCGGGAGCCAACTACGCCGGCAGGGTGGACTGGTccagggagctcaccgacgaggaggCCAAGCCATTCATATCGCTCAGCTTCATCGATGGGCTGGAGTGGCTCAGGTTGTAG